In Caloramator sp. E03, the sequence ACTTTTAGGGGCAGCGGCCTTTGGTGATATAGGAAGACACTTCCCTGATAATGATGAAAGATATAAAGGAGTAAATAGTTTAAAACTTCTTGAATATGCAGGTAATTTGATTAGAGAAAAAGGGTATGAAATATCTAATATAGATTCTACAATTATTGCACAAAGGCCTAAGATTATGCCTTATATTGAAAATATGAGAGAGAATATTTCTAGAACATTAAACTTAGAAAAGGATTGCATAAATGTTAAAGCTACCACAGAGGAAGGGCTTGGATTTACTGGAAATGGTGATGGAATAGCTGCTCATGCTGTATGTATTATTAAAAAGAAATGAATGCATGATTAGAAAGTAAAAGGTTTAGTAATAATTTAAAAATATTAAGGTTGTAGATACATTAACTTAACTATAAGTTAATGTAAATTTGCAGGACTTTGGTATAAAATGGTTTATGCAAAATTATAACCTTAAGAATCAATATTTAAGACAACTATTGGTACGTCTATAACATAGACTGCTTTTATACATTGAGGAAGCAGTTTATAATGTTGACATATATAAACATAAAATATATAATTTCTATAAGAAAAGCCTTAGCCTTCGCCATTAGGTGAAGGCTTTTAGCTTAAGTAGGAGGGATTATATGAAATATAGTGAGTTTTTCATATCTACATTAAAGGAAGCACCTGGAGAGGAAGAAAATGAAAGTTTAAAGCTCATGTTAAGGTCTGGGCTATTAAGAAAAGTTGCGGCTGGAGTATACTGCTATCTTCCAGTAGGATATAAGGTATTAAATAAAATAGAAAATATTCTAAGGCAGGAGATTAAAAGTTTAAAAGCTAATGAGATTTTGTGCCCTAATCTTGTTCCTTTAGAACTTTCTCTAAAAGAGGATGATAAAGAGGAAAATTTTTGCTTTAAAGACAGAAGTGGAAGAGGATTTGCTCTTGGAACAAGCTATGAAAGGATGATATTTGATATATTAAAAGGGGAGATAAAATCCTATAAAACTTTGCCTGTTATGTTTTATTGTATAGAAAACGAGTTTAGGGATGAAAGAAGACCCAAAGCTGGACTTTTAAGATCAAGAGAATTTAGAACATTGAATCTATTTAGTTTTAATAAGTCCAAAGAAGAAGTATTACTATCAATAGATAAGATACATAAAGCTCTTGAAAAATTTTTTAAGAAGCTTGATATTAGTGTAGTAAAGGCACGAAATGATTTTAGCATAAAAGGAGATGTTTCCTACTGTGATTTTATAATTGACTTTGAAAATGGAGAATATAATTATATAACTTGTAAGGAATGTGGATACATATCAGGTAAAGATTATACGCCTACAAAGATTGACTATATGAAGGAAGATAAGGAATTAAATGTCATAGAAAAAATTTCAACCCCAAATATTAGAACCATAGAGGAGCTTGTATCATTTCTACAAACTTCACCATCAAAGTTTGCAAAAACTTTGATATATAAAGTTGAAGGAAAAAGTGTTGCTGTTATGGTAAGAGGGGATAGGGAAGTTAATGAAAATAAAGTTAAGGAATATCTTAAGGCTTCTTGTATTGAACTTGCTGATGATAAGACAATACTTGAGGTTACAGGTGCACAGGTTGGGTTTGCAGGTCCTGTTGGTTTAAAAACCGATTTGCTTCTTGTTGATAATGAAATACCTAACATGAGAAATATAATAGTTGGGGCTAATGATACAGGGTATCATCTTGTTAATGTAAATTATGGAAGGGATTTTGATGGAGAGGTTGGAGATTTTAGGAATATTACAGATAAGGATACTTGCCCTGTGTGTGGTTCCCAGATAGAAATTAAAAGAGGAATTAAAATTGCAAGTATATATAAAAGCAACGATGAAATAAAAATAAAATATAGGGATGAAAAAGGAGAAGAAACTAATGTTTTAGCTGTGCTTTTAAGTGTAGGAATAAGCAGAATGATATGGGCAGTTTCGGAAAATAAATACGATGATAAAGGTATTATATGGCCTTTTGAAATTGCTCCCTTTGAAGTTGTGATTGTACCAGTTTCAGTTAAAGATGAACTTCAAGTTAAAGTTGCGCATGAAATATACAACAAGTTAAAGGAAAAAGGCATGGATGTTTTATTAGACGATAGGGATGAGAGAGCAGGAGTTAAATTTAATGATGCCGACCTTTTGGGAATACCAGTAAGAATAACAATAGGCAAGAAGATAAATGACGGATTTGTTGAACTAAAATTTAGAAATGAGAATGCATCAAAGGATGTAAAAATTGAAGACTTTTATGGCGAAATTGAAGCCTTTTTGTTGAAATAGAATTTTTTTCATTATACAATTTAAAAGGAATAATATTTAGGAGGTGCAAGATGGAGAGAGTAAGATTTGCTCCAAGTCCAACAGGGCATTTACATATAGGTGGAGCTAGAACGGCTCTTTTTAACTACCTTTATGCAAAACACTCAGGAGGAAAATTTATACTCAGAATTGAGGATACTGATTTAAATCGTTCAACTGCAGAATCAGAAAAGGCTATTATAGAAGGCTTGAAATGGTTTGGAATAAATTGGGATGAAGGAATTGAAGTTGGAGGTCCTCATGGTCCCTATCGCTCAACAGAAAGAAATTTTATCTATGAACCATTTGTAAAAAAACTTATTGAAGAAGGAAAGGCTTATTATTGTTATTGTAGTGAGGAAGAAATTGAAGCTGAAAGGCAAGAGGCTCTCAAAAAAGGTGAAACGCCAAAGTACTCAGGAAGATGCAGAAATTTAACTGATGAAGAGAGAAAAAAGCTTGAAGCTAAAGGTATAAAACCTGTAGTAAGGTTTAGGGTTCCAGATAATGAACCTATTATCATAGATGATATAGTAAGAGGCAGAGTAGAGTTTAATACTAATGATATAGGGGATTTTATAATAGTTAAATCTGATGGAATTCCTGTATATAATTTTGCTGTTGTTATAGACGACCACCTTATGGAAATTACTACTGTAATAAGGGGAGAAGAACATCTTTCTAATACACCAAGGCAGATACTTATATATAAGGCTTTAGGTTTTGATATGCCAAAGTTTGCACATGTATCCTTGATACTTGGTAAGGATAGGACAAAAATGAGTAAAAGGCATGGTTCTACATGGGTTGAACAGTATAGGGATGCAGGTTATCTTCCAGAAGCACTTATAAATTTTCTTGTGCTTTTAGGTTGGTCTCCTGAAGGCGATGAAGAGATTTTTAGCTTGGAGGAGCTTTGTGAAAAGTTCTCCTTGGATAGGGTTGTTAAGAATCCTGCGGTATTTGATATAGATAAGCTAAATCATATTAATGGTATATATATAAGAAAAAGTCCTATTGATAGGATAGTAGATCTTTCTATTCCATATCTTGTGAATGCGGGATATATAACTGATGAATTTGCTAAAAGAAATAGAGATTGGATTACACTACTTGTACTAACATTTAGAGAAAGAATTTCATATTTGTCCGAAATAGTAGAGCATGCTTCAATTTTATTTAATGATGAAGTAAAATTTGAAGATGAAGAAGCAGCGACAGTTTTAAAGCAGGACCATGTTGGAAGACTTTTAGATGAACTTTATGATATAGTAAAGACATCAGATAAGTTTGATAATGAATTTATACAAAATATTTTTAAGGAACTAAAAAACCGTACAGGTGCAAAGGGTAAATCTCTTTTTATGCCTGTTAGAGTTGCTCTTACAGGTCAGATTCATGGTGCTGAGCTTGTTAATATAATAGAACTCCTTGGGAAAGATAAAGTATTAAAAAGGATTGAATATACAAAGAAAAATTTGTTATAATAATTTAAAAAAGATGCAATGAAGGAAAGAAGTAGAGGGGATTTTATTTTAGAGAGAAGCTGCCATGGGCTGAAAGCAGCTTTAATAAATACCCTTGAAGATGCGTTCTGGAGCATTTCCATGGGTTACTGTGGAAACGGATTACCGTTATATCTTAAAGAGAGGTCTTAGCCTAATTAGGGTGGAACCGCGGAATAACCTTTCGTCCCTTACGGATGAAGGGTTTTTGTTTTATGAATATTGTATAGATAAAATAAGAAAGGAGAATTATAATGATAAAAATTTTTAATTCCCTTAAAAGGCAAAAGGAAGAGTTTGTACCTATTACTCCAAATGAAGTTAAAATGTATGTTTGTGGACCAACAGTATATAACTTTTTTCATATTGGAAATGCAAGAACCTTTATTGTGTTCGATACAATAAGAAGATATTTTGAATATAGGGGTTATAATGTTAAATTTGTTCAAAACTTTACAGACATTGATGATAAGATGATTAAAAGAGCAAATGAAGAAGGGACTACAGTAAAGGATATAGCAGAAAAATATATTAATGAATATTATAAAGATGCTGATGATTTAAACATTAAAAGAGCTACAGTAAATCCAAGGGCAACTGAATTTATTGATGAAATAATAAAATTTATAAAGGATTTAGTAGATAAAGGATTTGCTTATGTAGTTGATGGAGATGTTTATTTTGAAACTAAAAAGTTTAAAGAATATGGAAAACTCTCACATCAAAACCTTGAGGATCTTGAAGCAGGAGCAAGGATAGATGTGGATGAAAGAAAAAAGGATCCAATGGATTTTGCACTTTGGAAAGCTCAAAAGCCTGGGGAACCAGCTTGGGAAAGTCCATGGGGATTAGGACGCCCAGGATGGCATATAGAGTGTTCAACTATGGCATCAACACTTCTTGGAGAAACAATAGATATACATGGAGGAGGGGTTGACCTGACATTCCCTCATCATGAAAATGAAATAGCACAAAGTGAAGCAAGAAATGGTAAACCATTTGCAAGGTATTGGATGCATTGTGCATTTTTAAATGTAAACAATCAAAAGATGTCTAAATCTCTAAATAACTTTTTTACAGCAAGAGAAATCCTTGAAAAATATGATAGTGAAGTTGTAAGGTTGTTTATGCTTTCAGGGCATTATAGAAATCCAATTAATTTTAGTATT encodes:
- the cysS gene encoding cysteine--tRNA ligase translates to MKIFNSLKRQKEEFVPITPNEVKMYVCGPTVYNFFHIGNARTFIVFDTIRRYFEYRGYNVKFVQNFTDIDDKMIKRANEEGTTVKDIAEKYINEYYKDADDLNIKRATVNPRATEFIDEIIKFIKDLVDKGFAYVVDGDVYFETKKFKEYGKLSHQNLEDLEAGARIDVDERKKDPMDFALWKAQKPGEPAWESPWGLGRPGWHIECSTMASTLLGETIDIHGGGVDLTFPHHENEIAQSEARNGKPFARYWMHCAFLNVNNQKMSKSLNNFFTAREILEKYDSEVVRLFMLSGHYRNPINFSIDLLDQAKAALDRLYNTIGNLEHIIETAEERELNDEEKAFLNKLYGYKDRYIEVMDDDFNTADGISVIFDMVRDINSNINEKSSKEVAKDSLSLIRELGGPLGILQRDVRGNLENEIQRLIEERQAARKAKNYALADKIRDDLKAMGIILEDTPSGVRWKKI
- the ispF gene encoding 2-C-methyl-D-erythritol 2,4-cyclodiphosphate synthase → MRIGHGYDVHRLVKGRELILGGVKIEYEKGLLGHSDADVLLHAIMDALLGAAAFGDIGRHFPDNDERYKGVNSLKLLEYAGNLIREKGYEISNIDSTIIAQRPKIMPYIENMRENISRTLNLEKDCINVKATTEEGLGFTGNGDGIAAHAVCIIKKK
- the proS gene encoding proline--tRNA ligase → MKYSEFFISTLKEAPGEEENESLKLMLRSGLLRKVAAGVYCYLPVGYKVLNKIENILRQEIKSLKANEILCPNLVPLELSLKEDDKEENFCFKDRSGRGFALGTSYERMIFDILKGEIKSYKTLPVMFYCIENEFRDERRPKAGLLRSREFRTLNLFSFNKSKEEVLLSIDKIHKALEKFFKKLDISVVKARNDFSIKGDVSYCDFIIDFENGEYNYITCKECGYISGKDYTPTKIDYMKEDKELNVIEKISTPNIRTIEELVSFLQTSPSKFAKTLIYKVEGKSVAVMVRGDREVNENKVKEYLKASCIELADDKTILEVTGAQVGFAGPVGLKTDLLLVDNEIPNMRNIIVGANDTGYHLVNVNYGRDFDGEVGDFRNITDKDTCPVCGSQIEIKRGIKIASIYKSNDEIKIKYRDEKGEETNVLAVLLSVGISRMIWAVSENKYDDKGIIWPFEIAPFEVVIVPVSVKDELQVKVAHEIYNKLKEKGMDVLLDDRDERAGVKFNDADLLGIPVRITIGKKINDGFVELKFRNENASKDVKIEDFYGEIEAFLLK
- the gltX gene encoding glutamate--tRNA ligase, producing the protein MERVRFAPSPTGHLHIGGARTALFNYLYAKHSGGKFILRIEDTDLNRSTAESEKAIIEGLKWFGINWDEGIEVGGPHGPYRSTERNFIYEPFVKKLIEEGKAYYCYCSEEEIEAERQEALKKGETPKYSGRCRNLTDEERKKLEAKGIKPVVRFRVPDNEPIIIDDIVRGRVEFNTNDIGDFIIVKSDGIPVYNFAVVIDDHLMEITTVIRGEEHLSNTPRQILIYKALGFDMPKFAHVSLILGKDRTKMSKRHGSTWVEQYRDAGYLPEALINFLVLLGWSPEGDEEIFSLEELCEKFSLDRVVKNPAVFDIDKLNHINGIYIRKSPIDRIVDLSIPYLVNAGYITDEFAKRNRDWITLLVLTFRERISYLSEIVEHASILFNDEVKFEDEEAATVLKQDHVGRLLDELYDIVKTSDKFDNEFIQNIFKELKNRTGAKGKSLFMPVRVALTGQIHGAELVNIIELLGKDKVLKRIEYTKKNLL